A single region of the Streptomyces vilmorinianum genome encodes:
- a CDS encoding non-ribosomal peptide synthetase has product MTTLSIDGRFEAQAARTPDAIALARGPERLTYAELNAAANRLAHQLRARGVGPGAHVGLCLERSPRLITALLAVLKAGGAYVALDPKQPQERHRAILTDAGIEVLLTQRSFAGVFDGLVDGPLVLDADDPDRDRQPDTDPALPADPERPAYIAYTSGSTGVPKGVVVPHRAVLRLVTEPNFLTIGPDDVMLQFAPIAFDASTLEIWAPLLNGARLAVHPAFDPTLDQLADTVEAEGVTVMWLTAGLFHQMVEGPLHRLTGVRRLLAGGDVLSVPHVNKALAALPGCRIVNGYGPTENTTFTCCHVMTEEVDTDTVPIGRPVTGTTVLVLDEQGRPVADGETGELYAGGEGVALGYLGRPDLTAERFVTDPTASAGSPDARAGGTYYRTGDLVRRRADGVLEFLGRVDNQVKIRGFRVEPGEVEAALLARPEISDAAVIAQEHARMGRRLVAFYVSDQGLSVPELRGGLARTLPPYLVPGAFVRMTALPLTPNGKVDRAALAHEIFRDRPDLGSDYRAPGSEIESALAEIWGDLMEIDEIGVDDDFFELGGHSLMATQITARISALWGVDITARAFYENPTVGELALTIEELKR; this is encoded by the coding sequence TTGACCACCCTTTCCATCGACGGCCGGTTCGAGGCCCAGGCGGCCCGCACCCCCGACGCCATCGCACTCGCCCGCGGCCCGGAGCGGCTCACCTACGCGGAGCTCAACGCGGCGGCCAACCGGCTCGCGCACCAGCTGCGCGCCCGCGGTGTCGGCCCGGGCGCCCACGTCGGACTGTGCCTGGAGCGCTCGCCCCGGCTGATCACCGCGCTGCTCGCCGTCCTCAAGGCCGGCGGCGCCTACGTCGCCCTCGACCCCAAGCAGCCCCAGGAGCGGCACCGGGCCATCCTCACGGACGCCGGGATCGAGGTGCTCCTCACCCAGCGGTCCTTCGCCGGCGTCTTCGACGGACTCGTCGACGGGCCCCTCGTCCTCGACGCCGACGACCCGGACCGCGACCGGCAGCCCGACACCGACCCGGCGCTGCCCGCCGACCCGGAGCGCCCCGCGTACATCGCCTACACCTCCGGCTCCACCGGCGTCCCCAAGGGCGTCGTCGTGCCGCACCGCGCCGTCCTGCGCCTGGTCACCGAGCCCAACTTCCTCACCATCGGGCCCGACGACGTCATGCTCCAGTTCGCGCCGATTGCCTTCGACGCGTCCACCCTGGAGATCTGGGCACCGCTCCTCAACGGCGCCCGGCTCGCCGTCCACCCCGCCTTCGACCCCACCCTCGACCAGCTCGCCGACACCGTCGAGGCCGAGGGTGTCACCGTCATGTGGCTGACCGCGGGACTGTTCCACCAGATGGTGGAGGGCCCGCTGCACCGGCTCACCGGCGTGCGCCGGCTGCTCGCGGGCGGCGACGTGCTCTCCGTACCCCATGTGAACAAGGCGCTGGCCGCCCTCCCGGGCTGCCGGATCGTCAACGGCTACGGCCCCACCGAGAACACCACCTTCACCTGCTGCCACGTGATGACGGAGGAGGTCGACACCGACACCGTCCCCATCGGCCGCCCGGTCACCGGCACCACCGTCCTCGTCCTCGACGAGCAGGGCAGGCCGGTCGCCGACGGCGAGACCGGTGAGCTGTACGCGGGCGGCGAGGGCGTGGCACTCGGCTACCTCGGCCGGCCCGACCTGACCGCCGAGCGTTTCGTGACCGACCCCACAGCCTCCGCCGGCTCACCCGATGCCCGGGCCGGCGGAACGTACTACCGCACCGGCGATCTGGTCCGCCGCCGGGCCGACGGCGTCCTCGAGTTCCTCGGCCGGGTCGACAACCAGGTCAAGATCCGCGGCTTCCGGGTCGAGCCCGGCGAGGTCGAGGCGGCGCTGCTCGCCCGCCCCGAGATCTCCGACGCCGCCGTGATCGCGCAGGAGCACGCGCGCATGGGCCGCCGCCTCGTCGCCTTCTACGTCAGCGACCAGGGCCTGTCCGTCCCGGAGCTGCGCGGTGGACTCGCCCGCACCCTGCCCCCGTACCTGGTGCCCGGCGCGTTCGTCCGCATGACCGCCCTGCCGCTCACCCCCAACGGCAAGGTCGACCGGGCCGCCCTGGCCCACGAGATCTTCCGCGACCGGCCGGACCTCGGCAGCGACTACCGGGCCCCCGGCAGCGAGATCGAGAGCGCCCTCGCCGAGATCTGGGGCGACCTGATGGAGATCGACGAGATCGGCGTCGACGACGACTTCTTCGAGCTCGGCGGCCACTCCCTCATGGCCACCCAGATCACCGCGCGCATATCCGCCCTGTGGGGCGTCGACATCACCGCGCGCGCCTTCTACGAGAACCCCACCGTGGGCGAACTCGCCCTGACCATCGAGGAGCTGAAGCGGTGA
- a CDS encoding helix-turn-helix domain-containing protein yields the protein MLEQPSFGRRLRQMRTERGLSQAALAGDGMSTGYLSRLESGARQPTERVVAYLAGRLGITATDFEEPKAGSLAQALTVAASSASDAAVFALVGALASGEDQDRALRWQGLWLLARAERQNGDSPAELAHLEELVELGEALGLPELRARAHTQLARCLRSMGDITRAAGIAADAYRIASEAELSVHDTASALLALVAVETEAGRLADAQSHADELRALTQEETGTLPIEALWTASTVRLRQGDHTAARALLEEALERMDSHDSLLLWMRLRLAAASLHLQQNPPDTARAAYRLAEIEPVLALIGTPLHSQEMTLLQAQIAFHEGHDAEARRLHDSLTDPSTESACRMTFRDRVTLAVLHNRLLAREGHLDEAIAGLQQLGHDTHAGSNIDIAAEIWRVLAELLATTRPTTPPKDA from the coding sequence ATGCTGGAACAGCCGTCATTCGGCCGGCGGCTCAGGCAGATGCGAACCGAGCGCGGCCTGTCCCAGGCCGCACTCGCGGGCGACGGCATGTCCACCGGCTACCTGTCCCGGCTGGAGTCCGGAGCCCGGCAACCCACCGAGCGTGTGGTCGCCTATCTCGCCGGTCGGCTCGGGATCACAGCCACGGACTTCGAGGAGCCGAAGGCCGGTTCACTGGCCCAGGCCCTCACCGTCGCCGCGTCCTCGGCGTCCGATGCCGCCGTGTTCGCACTCGTCGGCGCCCTCGCCTCCGGGGAGGACCAGGACCGGGCGCTGCGCTGGCAGGGCCTCTGGCTGCTCGCCCGCGCCGAACGCCAGAACGGCGACAGCCCCGCCGAACTGGCCCACCTGGAAGAGCTCGTGGAGCTCGGCGAAGCTCTCGGCCTGCCCGAACTGCGCGCCCGCGCCCACACCCAACTCGCGCGCTGCCTGCGGTCGATGGGCGACATCACCCGCGCCGCGGGCATCGCCGCCGACGCCTACCGCATCGCCTCCGAGGCCGAACTCTCCGTCCACGACACGGCGTCCGCCCTGCTCGCCCTCGTGGCCGTCGAGACGGAGGCCGGCCGGCTGGCCGACGCCCAGTCACATGCCGACGAACTGCGCGCCCTGACCCAGGAGGAGACCGGCACCCTGCCGATCGAAGCCCTGTGGACCGCCTCCACCGTCCGCCTCCGCCAAGGCGACCACACCGCTGCCCGGGCCCTCCTGGAGGAAGCCCTGGAGCGCATGGACAGCCACGACAGCCTGCTGCTGTGGATGCGGCTGCGTCTCGCCGCGGCCTCCCTCCACCTCCAGCAGAACCCGCCCGACACCGCGCGGGCCGCCTACCGCCTCGCCGAGATCGAGCCCGTCCTCGCCCTCATCGGCACTCCCCTGCACAGCCAGGAGATGACCCTCCTCCAGGCGCAGATCGCCTTCCACGAGGGCCATGACGCCGAGGCGCGCAGGCTGCACGACAGCCTCACCGACCCGTCGACCGAGTCCGCCTGCCGGATGACCTTCCGCGACCGCGTCACCCTCGCGGTCCTGCACAACCGCCTCCTCGCCCGCGAAGGCCATCTCGACGAAGCCATCGCGGGCCTCCAGCAGCTCGGCCACGACACGCACGCCGGCTCCAACATCGACATCGCGGCCGAGATCTGGCGCGTCCTCGCGGAACTCCTCGCCACCACCCGCCCGACCACCCCGCCGAAGGACGCGTGA
- a CDS encoding MbtH family protein: MSTEEADSTEYAVVVNDEEQYSLWPARKALPRGWRAAGKQGPKDACLAYVAEVWTDMRPLSLRVSSAAGDTP; the protein is encoded by the coding sequence ATGTCGACCGAGGAAGCGGATTCCACGGAGTACGCCGTCGTCGTCAACGACGAGGAGCAGTACTCCCTCTGGCCGGCCCGCAAGGCGCTCCCGCGCGGCTGGCGCGCTGCCGGGAAGCAGGGCCCCAAGGACGCGTGCCTGGCATACGTCGCCGAGGTCTGGACCGACATGCGTCCGCTGAGCCTGCGCGTGTCGAGCGCGGCCGGCGACACCCCCTGA
- a CDS encoding response regulator transcription factor — translation MSIKVLICDQLPLMRDGLRTLLDALPDTHVVATTDSCMQTVALSRHHRPDVVLIGLAELEPGLDLIRRLGALDGPYGPPPHPVVFHSEYDDLMVMDLLREGAKGLINRDATSDEVIAATRGVARGRTVLAPEIVDRLVGWLRERGAAPRSASAHPEVDALTAREREVLQLIGRGLTIDDVAGELYIGISTVRTHLHRIRHKLDLKDRAQLVAFAYQAGLMSQAA, via the coding sequence GTGTCCATCAAAGTTCTCATCTGTGACCAACTGCCCCTGATGCGCGACGGGCTGCGCACGCTGCTGGACGCACTGCCCGACACCCATGTCGTGGCCACCACCGACAGCTGCATGCAGACCGTCGCCCTCTCCCGGCACCACCGCCCGGACGTCGTCCTCATCGGACTCGCCGAACTCGAACCCGGGCTCGACCTGATCCGCCGGCTCGGCGCACTCGACGGCCCGTACGGTCCGCCGCCCCATCCGGTCGTCTTCCACTCGGAGTACGACGACCTGATGGTGATGGACCTGCTGCGCGAGGGCGCCAAGGGGCTCATCAACCGGGACGCCACCAGCGACGAGGTGATCGCCGCCACCCGGGGCGTGGCCCGCGGCCGTACCGTCCTCGCCCCCGAGATCGTCGACCGGCTCGTCGGCTGGCTGCGCGAGCGCGGCGCCGCCCCGCGGTCCGCCTCCGCCCACCCCGAGGTGGACGCCCTCACCGCACGCGAGCGCGAGGTGCTCCAGCTCATCGGCCGCGGCCTGACGATCGACGACGTGGCCGGCGAGCTCTACATCGGGATCAGCACCGTCCGTACCCACCTGCACCGCATCCGCCACAAGCTCGACCTCAAGGACCGCGCCCAGCTGGTGGCCTTCGCCTACCAGGCCGGGCTGATGAGCCAGGCCGCCTGA
- a CDS encoding NAD(P)/FAD-dependent oxidoreductase yields the protein MTRPESAAYDYDVVISGASLAGCAAAILLARRGVRVALLERRSDPEAYKVLCTHSLTANAYPVLDELGLVPALEKAGAVRNLARWHTRWGWIEPRAAPAGPELPYGYNIRRSTLDPLIRSHAAETPGVELLLGHQVTGLVREAGRISGVRTSTPQGEREIRARLVVGADGKDSAVAKFAGVPARLYENARFGYLAHFRDLPLHGGVAHTWFLEPDMAYAFPNDDGVTVVAVLPDKKRLPAFREDLEGSFLAFVRALPEAPPIDSAERITKITGTVNYPLHSRKPTAPGLALIGDAALTGDPLWGVGCGWALQSAHWLAEAVASAAAGRGDLDRSLVAYARRHRRRLGGHQYLAADFAKARPFNPMERLMFSAAARDESVARHMHLFGSRLIGPLRFLNPVALAKASAVNLQHRRAAVPPAR from the coding sequence ATGACCAGGCCTGAGAGCGCGGCATACGACTACGACGTCGTCATCAGCGGAGCCAGCCTCGCCGGCTGCGCCGCGGCGATCCTGCTCGCTCGACGCGGGGTCCGCGTCGCCCTGTTGGAACGCCGCTCGGACCCCGAGGCGTACAAGGTGCTCTGCACTCACTCCCTCACGGCCAACGCCTACCCGGTGCTGGACGAACTCGGCCTCGTCCCCGCTCTCGAGAAGGCGGGGGCCGTCCGTAACCTGGCCCGTTGGCACACCCGCTGGGGGTGGATCGAGCCGAGGGCCGCGCCGGCGGGCCCCGAACTGCCGTACGGGTACAACATTCGGCGCAGCACCCTCGACCCGTTGATCAGGTCCCATGCGGCGGAGACCCCCGGCGTCGAACTGCTCCTCGGTCATCAAGTGACCGGGCTGGTCCGGGAAGCCGGGCGAATCTCAGGGGTGCGCACGTCGACGCCGCAGGGCGAGCGCGAGATCCGGGCCCGTCTGGTGGTCGGCGCCGACGGCAAGGACTCGGCCGTGGCGAAGTTCGCCGGGGTGCCTGCTCGGCTGTACGAGAACGCGCGGTTCGGCTATCTCGCGCACTTCCGCGACCTTCCGCTGCACGGCGGGGTCGCCCACACCTGGTTCCTCGAGCCCGACATGGCGTACGCGTTTCCGAACGACGACGGGGTGACGGTCGTCGCGGTGCTCCCGGACAAGAAGCGGCTGCCCGCCTTCCGGGAGGACCTGGAGGGCAGCTTCCTCGCGTTCGTCCGCGCCCTGCCCGAGGCGCCGCCCATCGACTCCGCCGAGCGCATCACGAAGATCACCGGCACGGTCAACTACCCGCTCCACAGCCGCAAGCCGACCGCGCCGGGCCTCGCGCTCATCGGCGACGCCGCCCTGACCGGCGACCCTCTGTGGGGCGTGGGATGCGGGTGGGCTCTGCAGTCCGCGCACTGGTTGGCAGAGGCGGTCGCCTCGGCCGCAGCCGGTCGGGGCGACCTCGACAGGTCGCTCGTGGCGTACGCACGCAGACACCGGCGCCGGCTGGGCGGTCACCAGTACCTGGCCGCCGACTTCGCCAAGGCCCGTCCGTTCAATCCCATGGAGCGGCTGATGTTCTCGGCGGCAGCGCGCGATGAGTCGGTGGCGCGGCACATGCATCTGTTCGGATCCCGCCTGATCGGTCCGCTGCGATTCTTGAACCCCGTGGCGCTGGCCAAGGCTTCGGCCGTCAACCTCCAGCATCGCCGGGCCGCTGTGCCACCCGCACGGTGA
- a CDS encoding DUF6086 family protein — translation MVVESPPWWWRRSARPPPMGGRKDRVPAGRLTTATIRLDTLARHGRLKGAVMSQYFDIGDETLWNPSNGASRMFQRQVAVFEAELELPSGIGPMENDECQISPDTFETFVNALLATHRRTSHAI, via the coding sequence GTGGTCGTCGAGTCACCGCCGTGGTGGTGGCGGCGCTCCGCTCGGCCGCCACCGATGGGTGGTCGAAAGGACCGTGTCCCGGCCGGCCGGCTGACGACGGCAACGATCCGGCTGGATACGCTGGCCCGTCATGGCCGGCTGAAAGGTGCCGTGATGAGCCAGTACTTCGACATCGGCGACGAGACGCTGTGGAACCCGTCCAATGGAGCTTCTCGCATGTTCCAGCGCCAGGTAGCGGTCTTCGAAGCGGAGCTGGAACTCCCTTCGGGCATCGGTCCGATGGAGAACGACGAGTGCCAGATCAGCCCCGATACCTTCGAAACCTTCGTCAACGCCCTCCTGGCGACGCACCGAAGAACGAGCCACGCCATCTGA